ctccacccccaccattgtttttcctttttaggtAGGTTTGTGACACAGGAGCACTGGAAGTGTTAGGTGTGCTGGTTGGGAGAGCAACACCAGTGTTAATTTCATTCTGAGAAGTTACAAAACAAAAGGATTGTTTTTTTTCACAGTATGCTAGAAATCTCACTAAACGGAAATACATATTTTAGTATTCAAAGCGGTAGCTTGGTGAAGTTCACGAAGCCTCTCCAAACATACTGTTTGCGCTCACCTGTCCACGGACATAATTTGGAAAGTgaggacattttttaaattttatttatatgtacatgtgtttgccTGCCTGAGTCATGAGTCCAGGAGACagcagatgccagaagagagtattggataTCCTGGAGCTATTATTACAAGCAACTGTAAGGTATCATGTGGTCCTGAGAATCAAACTAGGGTCCACAGTTAGAGCCGTAACAGCCCTTAACTGCCGAACCCTCCTCCCCAGTCTTCATTTTTACACTAGTAAATGGTGGAGGAGCACAATTTTGAGATACGAGTTGtgtatgaaattcaaatttatgAGACTGTGTTATTTGCTGAATATTTGGAGGTGAAGATTATATAGCCCACCAAACCTGAACTATTTATTTAATTCTGAACTTTCAAAGTATTTGCCTCTGATCTCATATAAATCCTGAGTGGTGGTATGAAGTACGCATGCTCGGGAGTGTAATCCCTGGATTCTAGGAAGGCGGTAGGCAGAAGGGTTCGATACCAGTGTGGGCCAAAAAGCGGCACCCTGTCTCAATTCTAAAAGCTATATGTATTGTGGGAATTATAGTAACTGTCCTAGGAGTAATTTTGTGAGTCGTATGCCCCCTAGTGGATTGTTGTAGGATttacaaattttttaaagtagagCGGGGGTTTGGTGGCTCACGTCTTTGATCCCAGggtttgggaggtagaggcaggtggatccctgagttcgaggtcagcctagtctacagatcgagttccaggactgAACAGAGAAGCCTTATCTCGAAAATCCAAAATaaacgtatgtatgtatgtatgtacgtacgtacgtatgtatgtatgtatgtatgtattgaatCAACCAAGGGTTCCCTTGGCCCATATTGTCCCACTATCAGGCACGGAGGTTGCTTACATGAGACTGTGGGGTCCAGGTATATGCCGGCAAAGTATGAGATTCGACTGGGGAGTGTCGCCCTTATCGGTATCCCTGTGACGCTTCATGTCTGTCGCCCAGGAGGTTTCTCTtcaccgccccacccccacccccaggcccctAACCCAAGGGTACTACCAGGTTGGATAAATTAAGAGGGCGGGGAAAGGAGGATTAGTAAAGGAGGATTAACATCAGTAGCCAATCGGGACTCGGCGCTATGCCTAGCCAATAGGGGCGGTCGCTTGGGGCTTAGCCAATCGGGCTCGGCGAGGAGGCCTGAGTCAGAGTTTGCGCCAGTCGCCCTGAGGTGACAGCCGTTGTGCGACGTCTTGGGGAAGCCATGGGGCGGCAATGGGGACCCTCCATGAGAGTGGCGGAGCAGGCGGGCTGCGTGGTGAGCGCCTCGCGGGCAGGACAGCCCGACGCGGGCTCGTGGAGCTGCAGCGGGGTGATCCTGAGCCGCAGCCCAGGCCTAGTGCTGTGCCACGGGGGCATCTTCACCCCTTTCCTGAGGACGGGCAGCGCGGCGCTGACCCAGGCGGGCGCCGCCTTCCTGCCGGGCGACAGTTGCAGCGATGACCTGCGCCTCCACGTGCAGTGGGGACCCACGGCTGCCAGCCCCGCCGGCCGCGCGGACCAGGAACTCCCGGGGCTGTGCACCCCTCAGTGCGCAAGCCTGGGCCTCGAACCCGGTACCCCGAGCCGGGCCCGCGCGCGGCCTCTGCAGCCCCCGCGGCCGGCGCGGCTGCTCTTGCTGCTCAGCTGCCCGGCCTTCCGCTCGCACTTCGCGCGGCTCTTCGGGGCCGAAGCGGCCGATCAATGGCACTTCGTGAGCTCGGCGCCCGACGACGTGGTgtcggaggaggaggaggaggaccagcTGCGCGCGCTCGGCTGGTTCGCCCTGCTGCGGGTGCAGCGGGGCGCGGCGGCGGAAGAGAGGCGCGGGCCGGCGGTGACCGTGGCACCGCTCGGGGTCGTGACCAAGGGCGCCCCGCTGCTGGCTTGCGGCTCTCCGTTCGGTGCCTTCTGTCCAGACATCTTCCTCAACACGCTGAGCCGCGGCGTGCTCAGCAACGCGGCGGGGCCGCTGCTGCTCACCGACGCGCGCTGCCTTCCCGGCACGGAAGGCGGCGGAGTGTTCGCGGCTCGACCTGCCGGCGCGCTGGTGGCTCTGGTGGCCGCGCCGCTCTGCTGGAAGGCCCGCGAGTGGGTGGGCCTCACGTTGCTGTGCGCCGCCGCCCCGCTGCTTCAGGTTGCCCGCTGGGCGCTCGCCCGTCTGCATCCGGGCTCCGCCTCTCTGTCGTTGCTGCTGCCACCGGAGGTGGGCGTGCCCCGGGGCCCGCCCCTGCGAGATCTCGGACCCCCGTGGGCGGCCGCGGCGGTGCTGGTGGAGTGTGGTACCGTGTGGGGCTCCGGAGTGGCCGTGGCGCCTCGCCTGGTGGTGACCTGCCGTCATGTGGCATCCCGGGAAGCAGCCAGGGTCTTGGTACACTCGGCCACACCCAAGTAAGGCCCAGGACTGCCCCCTTCACCAGGTCCCAGTGTTAGAGACCTCGGTTCATTTTTGACAACCAAGACCCCGATGAGGGGATTTGGGCCTCTTGATAGGACCCAGTGAAGCTTGAGCAAACTGCCAGGCACAAGCTACTCTTAGCATGGGGACCCGTGGGACTATAGGCAGGTAGGACTGGGTGCCTTTGAGCCCTTTAACTAGACTCTTTGGGCAGCTTCTCTGCCTCTTGGCTTTGCAGTTTAGGCCCCATTAAAGCCCTTTGACCATAGAAGGCTTACCCTGAGGACTTCAACCCTGTAAGTGATAAATGAAGGCCCTGGGATGATGACTGACATGGTCTATCTGCTGAGGGCTCCCTTAGAGCCGCACCAGGGCTGCCTTGCCACTTGAAGATGAAGCAAGGTCTGCCTAATTAGAGCATAGGACTTAGACCCGTGCAGATAGATGTGAGCGACCCCAGAGTGAAGCTAGGCAGGGACTTTAAATAGTCAGCTTATTTCCTCTGTGAAGAAACACCTTTGCcctccttttcttgctctggCCATAGGCCAGTGACCTTGGCTTCCTGGCTATCTGGCCTGGTTGCCTATGGCTCTGTGTCCTCTGTAGTCCCAGATACTTAGAACCGAGGAGCACCTTGAATTTAAGCTTGGCCCTTGTCTATCCGTCCAGGCCTTTCTGAACGTCTGAGGTTAGCCCTGTATGCTAATGAAGCCCAACTTTGCCAGAGTCCCTACGGGCAGCCAACTTTCAGCTGTAGTTCTCCTAGTGAAAAGGAGGATTACCTGTGGTGTGCCCCCAACTACGCACTCTCCCCTTGACTGCTGATCTTAGGGAAATTATCAGATTTTTCTGGAAACAGCTACCCTGCAGAGTAAGTAGTAGCGTGCccctgtctacatagtgagttcctggacagctagggctatggagagagatcctgtctcaaaaagaagccTCTTCCCTCGATGCCTACCCAGGAGTGAAGCAGTAGAGTTTTGTTAAGCTCACCCTGGCTCCTTACTGTTTGCTCTGTGACCTTTAGGAAGGTTGCTTGGCCTCTCAGAGCCTCAGCTGCACCGTCTAAAGGGGATATAATACCAGTGCCTCGTTTGTAGGTTTAAGAGGAAGGAGTGAGCCAGTGTCCACAGGCGTCAGCAAGGCCTGGTCACAGCACTCACTAGGTTATGGTCAGGCCTGTGCAGCTTTGTACAGAAGTGTGCTGCGTTTGTAAGCACATCTGGCTAAGTGTGGGTTTCAAGGCTGATACCTGTCCCCATATTCCGACTTCAGCCCCCCCCCACCCGTCCCCAAATAAGACAGACTCTCAGTATGCTCTCAGTATGaagacagagatctgcctgcctctgcctcccaagtgttaggatcaaaggtgtgtgacaccacagcCACCCCATCCCATGACTCATCTCTATTGTTCTCTCCCCAGTGGTAAGGCAACAGAAGGCTAGCTTGTCACTTGTTTCCTGTGTCCCCAGGAATGTGGCAATCTGGGGACGAGTGGTGTTTGCCACTCAGGAGACCTCTCCGTATGACATAGCAGTGGTGAGCCTGGAGGAGGACCTGAATGGTGTCCCCACTCCTGTCCCTGCTGAGCACTTCCATGAAGGTAAAGGACAAAGGGTCTGAAGTGATGGGGGCCCAGGCTGGACCCCAGGCAGCAGTCAGTGTTGACATTAATCATGCCAGACCCGAGAGCCGGCAGGCAGGAATGGGCAAAGCCTGCCAAGCAAGGGAGTTGGGAGCTTGGGTGGGGTTTGGGGGTTCTTAGACTTCCCTGTATATCAGTCATTGACACCCCAAGTGCTGAGCCAAGTGAATACCTTATTGAG
The sequence above is drawn from the Arvicanthis niloticus isolate mArvNil1 chromosome 20, mArvNil1.pat.X, whole genome shotgun sequence genome and encodes:
- the Tysnd1 gene encoding peroxisomal leader peptide-processing protease isoform X1, which produces MGRQWGPSMRVAEQAGCVVSASRAGQPDAGSWSCSGVILSRSPGLVLCHGGIFTPFLRTGSAALTQAGAAFLPGDSCSDDLRLHVQWGPTAASPAGRADQELPGLCTPQCASLGLEPGTPSRARARPLQPPRPARLLLLLSCPAFRSHFARLFGAEAADQWHFVSSAPDDVVSEEEEEDQLRALGWFALLRVQRGAAAEERRGPAVTVAPLGVVTKGAPLLACGSPFGAFCPDIFLNTLSRGVLSNAAGPLLLTDARCLPGTEGGGVFAARPAGALVALVAAPLCWKAREWVGLTLLCAAAPLLQVARWALARLHPGSASLSLLLPPEVGVPRGPPLRDLGPPWAAAAVLVECGTVWGSGVAVAPRLVVTCRHVASREAARVLVHSATPKNVAIWGRVVFATQETSPYDIAVVSLEEDLNGVPTPVPAEHFHEGEPVSVVGFGVFGQACGPSVTSGILSAVVHVDDTPVMLQTTCAVHGGSSGGPLFSTRSGDLLGIVASNTRDNNTGATYPHLNFSIPITVLQPALKQYSQTGDLCGLRELDLATEPVRVVWRLQRPLPEAPRSKL
- the Tysnd1 gene encoding peroxisomal leader peptide-processing protease isoform X2, which translates into the protein MGRQWGPSMRVAEQAGCVVSASRAGQPDAGSWSCSGVILSRSPGLVLCHGGIFTPFLRTGSAALTQAGAAFLPGDSCSDDLRLHVQWGPTAASPAGRADQELPGLCTPQCASLGLEPGTPSRARARPLQPPRPARLLLLLSCPAFRSHFARLFGAEAADQWHFVSSAPDDVVSEEEEEDQLRALGWFALLRVQRGAAAEERRGPAVTVAPLGVVTKGAPLLACGSPFGAFCPDIFLNTLSRGVLSNAAGPLLLTDARCLPGTEGGGVFAARPAGALVALVAAPLCWKAREWVGLTLLCAAAPLLQVARWALARLHPGSASLSLLLPPEVGVPRGPPLRDLGPPWAAAAVLVECGTVWGSGVAVAPRLVVTCRHVASREAARVLVHSATPNGKATEG